A region from the Agrococcus sp. SL85 genome encodes:
- the arsB gene encoding ACR3 family arsenite efflux transporter, whose protein sequence is MSADPARLSALDRWLPLSIAAAMAAGLALGALVPALGPLLTGLEVGGISLPIAVGLLVMMYPVLAKVRYDRVAAVAGDRRLLLASLVLNWVVGPALMFALAWLLLPDLPEYRTGLIVVGLARCIAMVVIWNDLACGDREAAAVLVALNSAFQVVAFALLGWFYLAVLPGWLGLAEQSLDVSMGEIAGNVLVFLGIPLVAGLASRWVGERARGREWYESRFLPAVGPWALYGLLATIVLLFALQGERVLAQPLDVARIALPLLLYFAIMWLAGLALGRWLRMGYARSATLAFTAAGNNFELAIAVAIGTFGVASGEALAGVVGPLIEVPVLVGLVWVSLRLGRAWFADAPPTAARELRGADR, encoded by the coding sequence ATGAGCGCCGATCCGGCACGCCTGTCGGCGCTCGATCGATGGCTGCCGCTGTCGATCGCCGCAGCGATGGCCGCGGGCCTCGCGCTCGGCGCCCTCGTGCCCGCGCTCGGACCGCTGCTCACCGGCCTCGAGGTCGGCGGCATCTCGCTGCCCATCGCCGTGGGCCTCCTGGTGATGATGTACCCCGTGCTCGCGAAGGTGCGCTACGACCGCGTCGCGGCCGTCGCAGGCGACCGCAGGCTGCTGCTGGCCTCGCTGGTGCTGAACTGGGTCGTGGGCCCCGCGCTCATGTTCGCGCTCGCCTGGCTGCTGCTGCCCGACCTGCCCGAGTACCGCACGGGCCTCATCGTCGTCGGACTCGCGCGCTGCATCGCGATGGTCGTGATCTGGAACGACCTCGCCTGCGGCGACCGCGAGGCCGCAGCCGTGCTCGTCGCGCTCAACTCCGCGTTCCAGGTCGTCGCGTTCGCGCTGCTGGGGTGGTTCTACCTCGCGGTGCTGCCGGGCTGGCTGGGGCTCGCGGAGCAGTCGCTCGACGTGTCGATGGGCGAGATCGCGGGCAACGTGCTCGTCTTCCTCGGCATCCCGCTCGTTGCGGGCCTCGCCTCGCGCTGGGTCGGGGAACGTGCTCGCGGGCGCGAGTGGTACGAGTCGCGCTTCCTGCCCGCCGTCGGCCCATGGGCGCTGTACGGTCTGCTCGCCACCATCGTGCTGCTCTTCGCGCTGCAGGGCGAGCGCGTGCTCGCCCAGCCGCTCGACGTCGCCCGCATCGCGCTGCCGCTGCTCCTCTACTTCGCCATCATGTGGCTCGCGGGGCTCGCGCTCGGGCGCTGGCTCCGCATGGGCTACGCCCGCTCGGCGACCCTCGCCTTCACGGCGGCGGGCAACAACTTCGAGCTCGCGATCGCAGTCGCCATCGGCACGTTCGGCGTCGCCTCCGGCGAGGCGCTCGCGGGCGTCGTGGGCCCGCTCATCGAGGTGCCCGTGCTCGTCGGCCTGGTCTGGGTCTCGCTGCGGCTCGGCCGCGCCTGGTTCGCGGACGCGCCGCCGACCGCCGCGCGCGAGCTCCGGGGGGCGGATCGATGA